The Lycium ferocissimum isolate CSIRO_LF1 chromosome 1, AGI_CSIRO_Lferr_CH_V1, whole genome shotgun sequence genome includes a region encoding these proteins:
- the LOC132053725 gene encoding disease resistance protein RUN1-like isoform X4 → MKNLRVLKIDASHISGDFKLLSKELRWLSWQKCSLKYIPSNFPAEKLVVLDMQGSNIQEFGLNLQCCKSLNKLDLSYCKKLKRTPNFNGSRSLKTLRFRDCSNLTEIHQSIGSLSRLIYLNLDGCKKLTDLPSSICKLKSLESLKISYAGITQLPVEMPRNLVQLEIRGQHLEAKAGFSRRRVYRVGSLPTCVVSLTLTYCGLSEADFPKDFGSLSFLQILNLSGNSFHHLPFDFSKLRFLKDLRLNDCENLQTLPSVSNLEYLQTFEIANCEKIVKITEFENIPCIRRINMLNCTSLQNPFNEGFFSAHALAFPSRKYLVSLSLSLSRSLAIVIIFHLHLIKQGLEIYLQCDEYKVPDWFNHQVTTSSICFTMPTHNKKYTFLGMFLWCVRSSCPWKGLGFSIAGKMTSRVVLRLDNVTRAEHACVLYRSYLEAPFDGQIKGGEKIELFELGKEKIVKKIGIHLLYLDQHGKVTSLPALVDYSESNEETPCQEINVVSVQ, encoded by the exons ATGAAAAATCTTAGGGTGCTTAAAATTGATGCATCacatattagtggagattttaAGCTTTTGTCCAAGGAGCTCAGATGGTTGTCTTGGCAAAAATGTTCTTTAAAATATATACCATCAAATTTTCCGGCTGAGAAACTTGTAGTTCTGGATATGCAAGGGAGTAATATCCAAGAATTTGGTTTGAATTTGCAG TGTTGTAAAAGTCTGAACAAGCtggatctttcttattgtaagAAGCTCAAAAGAACTCCGAACTTCAATGGTTCACGCAGTCTCAAGACTTTGAGGTTTCGTGATTGCTCAAATCTGACGGAGATCCATCAATCTATAGGAAGTTTGAGTCGGCTAATTTATCTAAATTTGGATGGTTGCAAAAAGCTTACGGATCTTCCGAGCAGCATATGCAAGCTAAAATCCCTTGAATCCTTGAAGATTT CTTATGCGGGTATAACTCAATTGCCTGTTGAAATGCCAAGAAATCTTGTACAGTTGGAAATAAGAGGTCAACATTTAGAGGCCAAAGCGGGTTTTTCTCGAAGAAGAGTCTATCGTGTGGGATCCTTGCCAACTTGTGTTGTAAGCTTAACCCTTACATATTGTGGTTTGTCCGAGGCTGATTTTCCTAAGGATTTTGGGAGTTTATCCTTCttacaaattttaaatttgagtGGCAACAGTTTTCATCATCTACcctttgatttttctaagttaCGATTCTTGAAGGACTTGCGTTTGAATGACTGTGAGAATCTTCAAACACTCCCGTCAGTATCAAATTTAGAATATCTTCAGACTTTTGAAATTGCAAATTGCGAAAAAATAGTCAAGATTACTGAGTTTGAAAACATCCCTTGTATAAGGCGGATCAACATGCTGAATTGTACTTCTCTACAAAATCCGTTCAATGAAGGCTTCTTTAGTGCACATGCTCTAGCATTTCCATCTAGAAAATATCTGGtaagtctctctctctctctatctcgcTCTCTCGCCATAGTAATAATCTTCCATCTTCATCTGATAAAGCAGGGGTTAGAAATTTATCTCCAATGCGATGAGTATAAGGTTCCAGATTGGTTCAACCATCAAGTTACAACTTCGTCTATCTGCTTCACAATGCCCACACATAACAAGAAGTATACGTTTTTAGGAATGTTTCTCTGGTGTGTTCGCTCTTCTTGTCCATGGAAAGGCTTGGGGTTTAGTATTGCCGGAAAAATGACTTCACGTGTCGTCTTGCGTTTGGATAATGTAACACGTGCTGAACACGCATGTGTACTTTACAGATCTTACTTAGAGGCACCTTTTGATGGTCAGATCAAAGGCGGAGAAAAGATAGAACTCTTCGAGCTGGGCAAAGAAAAAATAGTAAAGAAGATAGGGATCCATTTGTTATATTTAGACCAACATGGTAAAGTTACATCTTTGCCAGCACTCGTGGATTATTCTGAATCAAATGAAGAGACACCATGCCAGGAGATCAATGTAGTCTCAGTTCAATAG
- the LOC132053725 gene encoding disease resistance protein RUN1-like isoform X1, producing MKNLRVLKIDASHISGDFKLLSKELRWLSWQKCSLKYIPSNFPAEKLVVLDMQGSNIQEFGLNLQCCKSLNKLDLSYCKKLKRTPNFNGSRSLKTLRFRDCSNLTEIHQSIGSLSRLIYLNLDGCKKLTDLPSSICKLKSLESLKICWCSSLQTLPVGVRDMGGLNTLNAAYAGITQLPVEMPRNLVQLEIRGQHLEAKAGFSRRRVYRVGSLPTCVVSLTLTYCGLSEADFPKDFGSLSFLQILNLSGNSFHHLPFDFSKLRFLKDLRLNDCENLQTLPSVSNLEYLQTFEIANCEKIVKITEFENIPCIRRINMLNCTSLQNPFNEGFFSAHALAFPSRKYLVSLSLSLSRSLAIVIIFHLHLIKQGLEIYLQCDEYKVPDWFNHQVTTSSICFTMPTHNKKYTFLGMFLWCVRSSCPWKGLGFSIAGKMTSRVVLRLDNVTRAEHACVLYRSYLEAPFDGQIKGGEKIELFELGKEKIVKKIGIHLLYLDQHGKVTSLPALVDYSESNEETPCQEINVVSVQ from the exons ATGAAAAATCTTAGGGTGCTTAAAATTGATGCATCacatattagtggagattttaAGCTTTTGTCCAAGGAGCTCAGATGGTTGTCTTGGCAAAAATGTTCTTTAAAATATATACCATCAAATTTTCCGGCTGAGAAACTTGTAGTTCTGGATATGCAAGGGAGTAATATCCAAGAATTTGGTTTGAATTTGCAG TGTTGTAAAAGTCTGAACAAGCtggatctttcttattgtaagAAGCTCAAAAGAACTCCGAACTTCAATGGTTCACGCAGTCTCAAGACTTTGAGGTTTCGTGATTGCTCAAATCTGACGGAGATCCATCAATCTATAGGAAGTTTGAGTCGGCTAATTTATCTAAATTTGGATGGTTGCAAAAAGCTTACGGATCTTCCGAGCAGCATATGCAAGCTAAAATCCCTTGAATCCTTGAAGATTTGTTGGTGCTCATCTTTACAAACACTGCCAGTTGGCGTTCGAGATATGGGAGGTCTAAATACTCTTAATGCAGCTTATGCGGGTATAACTCAATTGCCTGTTGAAATGCCAAGAAATCTTGTACAGTTGGAAATAAGAGGTCAACATTTAGAGGCCAAAGCGGGTTTTTCTCGAAGAAGAGTCTATCGTGTGGGATCCTTGCCAACTTGTGTTGTAAGCTTAACCCTTACATATTGTGGTTTGTCCGAGGCTGATTTTCCTAAGGATTTTGGGAGTTTATCCTTCttacaaattttaaatttgagtGGCAACAGTTTTCATCATCTACcctttgatttttctaagttaCGATTCTTGAAGGACTTGCGTTTGAATGACTGTGAGAATCTTCAAACACTCCCGTCAGTATCAAATTTAGAATATCTTCAGACTTTTGAAATTGCAAATTGCGAAAAAATAGTCAAGATTACTGAGTTTGAAAACATCCCTTGTATAAGGCGGATCAACATGCTGAATTGTACTTCTCTACAAAATCCGTTCAATGAAGGCTTCTTTAGTGCACATGCTCTAGCATTTCCATCTAGAAAATATCTGGtaagtctctctctctctctatctcgcTCTCTCGCCATAGTAATAATCTTCCATCTTCATCTGATAAAGCAGGGGTTAGAAATTTATCTCCAATGCGATGAGTATAAGGTTCCAGATTGGTTCAACCATCAAGTTACAACTTCGTCTATCTGCTTCACAATGCCCACACATAACAAGAAGTATACGTTTTTAGGAATGTTTCTCTGGTGTGTTCGCTCTTCTTGTCCATGGAAAGGCTTGGGGTTTAGTATTGCCGGAAAAATGACTTCACGTGTCGTCTTGCGTTTGGATAATGTAACACGTGCTGAACACGCATGTGTACTTTACAGATCTTACTTAGAGGCACCTTTTGATGGTCAGATCAAAGGCGGAGAAAAGATAGAACTCTTCGAGCTGGGCAAAGAAAAAATAGTAAAGAAGATAGGGATCCATTTGTTATATTTAGACCAACATGGTAAAGTTACATCTTTGCCAGCACTCGTGGATTATTCTGAATCAAATGAAGAGACACCATGCCAGGAGATCAATGTAGTCTCAGTTCAATAG
- the LOC132053725 gene encoding disease resistance protein RUN1-like isoform X2 has product MKNLRVLKIDASHISGDFKLLSKELRWLSWQKCSLKYIPSNFPAEKLVVLDMQGSNIQEFGLNLQKLKRTPNFNGSRSLKTLRFRDCSNLTEIHQSIGSLSRLIYLNLDGCKKLTDLPSSICKLKSLESLKICWCSSLQTLPVGVRDMGGLNTLNAAYAGITQLPVEMPRNLVQLEIRGQHLEAKAGFSRRRVYRVGSLPTCVVSLTLTYCGLSEADFPKDFGSLSFLQILNLSGNSFHHLPFDFSKLRFLKDLRLNDCENLQTLPSVSNLEYLQTFEIANCEKIVKITEFENIPCIRRINMLNCTSLQNPFNEGFFSAHALAFPSRKYLVSLSLSLSRSLAIVIIFHLHLIKQGLEIYLQCDEYKVPDWFNHQVTTSSICFTMPTHNKKYTFLGMFLWCVRSSCPWKGLGFSIAGKMTSRVVLRLDNVTRAEHACVLYRSYLEAPFDGQIKGGEKIELFELGKEKIVKKIGIHLLYLDQHGKVTSLPALVDYSESNEETPCQEINVVSVQ; this is encoded by the exons ATGAAAAATCTTAGGGTGCTTAAAATTGATGCATCacatattagtggagattttaAGCTTTTGTCCAAGGAGCTCAGATGGTTGTCTTGGCAAAAATGTTCTTTAAAATATATACCATCAAATTTTCCGGCTGAGAAACTTGTAGTTCTGGATATGCAAGGGAGTAATATCCAAGAATTTGGTTTGAATTTGCAG AAGCTCAAAAGAACTCCGAACTTCAATGGTTCACGCAGTCTCAAGACTTTGAGGTTTCGTGATTGCTCAAATCTGACGGAGATCCATCAATCTATAGGAAGTTTGAGTCGGCTAATTTATCTAAATTTGGATGGTTGCAAAAAGCTTACGGATCTTCCGAGCAGCATATGCAAGCTAAAATCCCTTGAATCCTTGAAGATTTGTTGGTGCTCATCTTTACAAACACTGCCAGTTGGCGTTCGAGATATGGGAGGTCTAAATACTCTTAATGCAGCTTATGCGGGTATAACTCAATTGCCTGTTGAAATGCCAAGAAATCTTGTACAGTTGGAAATAAGAGGTCAACATTTAGAGGCCAAAGCGGGTTTTTCTCGAAGAAGAGTCTATCGTGTGGGATCCTTGCCAACTTGTGTTGTAAGCTTAACCCTTACATATTGTGGTTTGTCCGAGGCTGATTTTCCTAAGGATTTTGGGAGTTTATCCTTCttacaaattttaaatttgagtGGCAACAGTTTTCATCATCTACcctttgatttttctaagttaCGATTCTTGAAGGACTTGCGTTTGAATGACTGTGAGAATCTTCAAACACTCCCGTCAGTATCAAATTTAGAATATCTTCAGACTTTTGAAATTGCAAATTGCGAAAAAATAGTCAAGATTACTGAGTTTGAAAACATCCCTTGTATAAGGCGGATCAACATGCTGAATTGTACTTCTCTACAAAATCCGTTCAATGAAGGCTTCTTTAGTGCACATGCTCTAGCATTTCCATCTAGAAAATATCTGGtaagtctctctctctctctatctcgcTCTCTCGCCATAGTAATAATCTTCCATCTTCATCTGATAAAGCAGGGGTTAGAAATTTATCTCCAATGCGATGAGTATAAGGTTCCAGATTGGTTCAACCATCAAGTTACAACTTCGTCTATCTGCTTCACAATGCCCACACATAACAAGAAGTATACGTTTTTAGGAATGTTTCTCTGGTGTGTTCGCTCTTCTTGTCCATGGAAAGGCTTGGGGTTTAGTATTGCCGGAAAAATGACTTCACGTGTCGTCTTGCGTTTGGATAATGTAACACGTGCTGAACACGCATGTGTACTTTACAGATCTTACTTAGAGGCACCTTTTGATGGTCAGATCAAAGGCGGAGAAAAGATAGAACTCTTCGAGCTGGGCAAAGAAAAAATAGTAAAGAAGATAGGGATCCATTTGTTATATTTAGACCAACATGGTAAAGTTACATCTTTGCCAGCACTCGTGGATTATTCTGAATCAAATGAAGAGACACCATGCCAGGAGATCAATGTAGTCTCAGTTCAATAG
- the LOC132053725 gene encoding disease resistance protein RUN1-like isoform X3, translated as MKNLRVLKIDASHISGDFKLLSKELRWLSWQKCSLKYIPSNFPAEKLVVLDMQGSNIQEFGLNLQCCKSLNKLDLSYCKKLKRTPNFNGSRSLKTLRFRDCSNLTEIHQSIGSLSRLIYLNLDGCKKLTDLPSSICKLKSLESLKICWCSSLQTLPVGVRDMGGLNTLNAAYAGITQLPVEMPRNLVQLEIRGQHLEAKAGFSRRRVYRVGSLPTCVVSLTLTYCGLSEADFPKDFGSLSFLQILNLSGNSFHHLPFDFSKLRFLKDLRLNDCENLQTLPSVSNLEYLQTFEIANCEKIVKITEFENIPCIRRINMLNCTSLQNPFNEGFFSAHALAFPSRKYLGLEIYLQCDEYKVPDWFNHQVTTSSICFTMPTHNKKYTFLGMFLWCVRSSCPWKGLGFSIAGKMTSRVVLRLDNVTRAEHACVLYRSYLEAPFDGQIKGGEKIELFELGKEKIVKKIGIHLLYLDQHGKVTSLPALVDYSESNEETPCQEINVVSVQ; from the exons ATGAAAAATCTTAGGGTGCTTAAAATTGATGCATCacatattagtggagattttaAGCTTTTGTCCAAGGAGCTCAGATGGTTGTCTTGGCAAAAATGTTCTTTAAAATATATACCATCAAATTTTCCGGCTGAGAAACTTGTAGTTCTGGATATGCAAGGGAGTAATATCCAAGAATTTGGTTTGAATTTGCAG TGTTGTAAAAGTCTGAACAAGCtggatctttcttattgtaagAAGCTCAAAAGAACTCCGAACTTCAATGGTTCACGCAGTCTCAAGACTTTGAGGTTTCGTGATTGCTCAAATCTGACGGAGATCCATCAATCTATAGGAAGTTTGAGTCGGCTAATTTATCTAAATTTGGATGGTTGCAAAAAGCTTACGGATCTTCCGAGCAGCATATGCAAGCTAAAATCCCTTGAATCCTTGAAGATTTGTTGGTGCTCATCTTTACAAACACTGCCAGTTGGCGTTCGAGATATGGGAGGTCTAAATACTCTTAATGCAGCTTATGCGGGTATAACTCAATTGCCTGTTGAAATGCCAAGAAATCTTGTACAGTTGGAAATAAGAGGTCAACATTTAGAGGCCAAAGCGGGTTTTTCTCGAAGAAGAGTCTATCGTGTGGGATCCTTGCCAACTTGTGTTGTAAGCTTAACCCTTACATATTGTGGTTTGTCCGAGGCTGATTTTCCTAAGGATTTTGGGAGTTTATCCTTCttacaaattttaaatttgagtGGCAACAGTTTTCATCATCTACcctttgatttttctaagttaCGATTCTTGAAGGACTTGCGTTTGAATGACTGTGAGAATCTTCAAACACTCCCGTCAGTATCAAATTTAGAATATCTTCAGACTTTTGAAATTGCAAATTGCGAAAAAATAGTCAAGATTACTGAGTTTGAAAACATCCCTTGTATAAGGCGGATCAACATGCTGAATTGTACTTCTCTACAAAATCCGTTCAATGAAGGCTTCTTTAGTGCACATGCTCTAGCATTTCCATCTAGAAAATATCTG GGGTTAGAAATTTATCTCCAATGCGATGAGTATAAGGTTCCAGATTGGTTCAACCATCAAGTTACAACTTCGTCTATCTGCTTCACAATGCCCACACATAACAAGAAGTATACGTTTTTAGGAATGTTTCTCTGGTGTGTTCGCTCTTCTTGTCCATGGAAAGGCTTGGGGTTTAGTATTGCCGGAAAAATGACTTCACGTGTCGTCTTGCGTTTGGATAATGTAACACGTGCTGAACACGCATGTGTACTTTACAGATCTTACTTAGAGGCACCTTTTGATGGTCAGATCAAAGGCGGAGAAAAGATAGAACTCTTCGAGCTGGGCAAAGAAAAAATAGTAAAGAAGATAGGGATCCATTTGTTATATTTAGACCAACATGGTAAAGTTACATCTTTGCCAGCACTCGTGGATTATTCTGAATCAAATGAAGAGACACCATGCCAGGAGATCAATGTAGTCTCAGTTCAATAG
- the LOC132053725 gene encoding uncharacterized protein LOC132053725 isoform X7, translated as MPRNLVQLEIRGQHLEAKAGFSRRRVYRVGSLPTCVVSLTLTYCGLSEADFPKDFGSLSFLQILNLSGNSFHHLPFDFSKLRFLKDLRLNDCENLQTLPSVSNLEYLQTFEIANCEKIVKITEFENIPCIRRINMLNCTSLQNPFNEGFFSAHALAFPSRKYLVSLSLSLSRSLAIVIIFHLHLIKQGLEIYLQCDEYKVPDWFNHQVTTSSICFTMPTHNKKYTFLGMFLWCVRSSCPWKGLGFSIAGKMTSRVVLRLDNVTRAEHACVLYRSYLEAPFDGQIKGGEKIELFELGKEKIVKKIGIHLLYLDQHGKVTSLPALVDYSESNEETPCQEINVVSVQ; from the coding sequence ATGCCAAGAAATCTTGTACAGTTGGAAATAAGAGGTCAACATTTAGAGGCCAAAGCGGGTTTTTCTCGAAGAAGAGTCTATCGTGTGGGATCCTTGCCAACTTGTGTTGTAAGCTTAACCCTTACATATTGTGGTTTGTCCGAGGCTGATTTTCCTAAGGATTTTGGGAGTTTATCCTTCttacaaattttaaatttgagtGGCAACAGTTTTCATCATCTACcctttgatttttctaagttaCGATTCTTGAAGGACTTGCGTTTGAATGACTGTGAGAATCTTCAAACACTCCCGTCAGTATCAAATTTAGAATATCTTCAGACTTTTGAAATTGCAAATTGCGAAAAAATAGTCAAGATTACTGAGTTTGAAAACATCCCTTGTATAAGGCGGATCAACATGCTGAATTGTACTTCTCTACAAAATCCGTTCAATGAAGGCTTCTTTAGTGCACATGCTCTAGCATTTCCATCTAGAAAATATCTGGtaagtctctctctctctctatctcgcTCTCTCGCCATAGTAATAATCTTCCATCTTCATCTGATAAAGCAGGGGTTAGAAATTTATCTCCAATGCGATGAGTATAAGGTTCCAGATTGGTTCAACCATCAAGTTACAACTTCGTCTATCTGCTTCACAATGCCCACACATAACAAGAAGTATACGTTTTTAGGAATGTTTCTCTGGTGTGTTCGCTCTTCTTGTCCATGGAAAGGCTTGGGGTTTAGTATTGCCGGAAAAATGACTTCACGTGTCGTCTTGCGTTTGGATAATGTAACACGTGCTGAACACGCATGTGTACTTTACAGATCTTACTTAGAGGCACCTTTTGATGGTCAGATCAAAGGCGGAGAAAAGATAGAACTCTTCGAGCTGGGCAAAGAAAAAATAGTAAAGAAGATAGGGATCCATTTGTTATATTTAGACCAACATGGTAAAGTTACATCTTTGCCAGCACTCGTGGATTATTCTGAATCAAATGAAGAGACACCATGCCAGGAGATCAATGTAGTCTCAGTTCAATAG
- the LOC132053725 gene encoding uncharacterized protein LOC132053725 isoform X5 has translation MGGLNTLNAAYAGITQLPVEMPRNLVQLEIRGQHLEAKAGFSRRRVYRVGSLPTCVVSLTLTYCGLSEADFPKDFGSLSFLQILNLSGNSFHHLPFDFSKLRFLKDLRLNDCENLQTLPSVSNLEYLQTFEIANCEKIVKITEFENIPCIRRINMLNCTSLQNPFNEGFFSAHALAFPSRKYLVSLSLSLSRSLAIVIIFHLHLIKQGLEIYLQCDEYKVPDWFNHQVTTSSICFTMPTHNKKYTFLGMFLWCVRSSCPWKGLGFSIAGKMTSRVVLRLDNVTRAEHACVLYRSYLEAPFDGQIKGGEKIELFELGKEKIVKKIGIHLLYLDQHGKVTSLPALVDYSESNEETPCQEINVVSVQ, from the coding sequence ATGGGAGGTCTAAATACTCTTAATGCAGCTTATGCGGGTATAACTCAATTGCCTGTTGAAATGCCAAGAAATCTTGTACAGTTGGAAATAAGAGGTCAACATTTAGAGGCCAAAGCGGGTTTTTCTCGAAGAAGAGTCTATCGTGTGGGATCCTTGCCAACTTGTGTTGTAAGCTTAACCCTTACATATTGTGGTTTGTCCGAGGCTGATTTTCCTAAGGATTTTGGGAGTTTATCCTTCttacaaattttaaatttgagtGGCAACAGTTTTCATCATCTACcctttgatttttctaagttaCGATTCTTGAAGGACTTGCGTTTGAATGACTGTGAGAATCTTCAAACACTCCCGTCAGTATCAAATTTAGAATATCTTCAGACTTTTGAAATTGCAAATTGCGAAAAAATAGTCAAGATTACTGAGTTTGAAAACATCCCTTGTATAAGGCGGATCAACATGCTGAATTGTACTTCTCTACAAAATCCGTTCAATGAAGGCTTCTTTAGTGCACATGCTCTAGCATTTCCATCTAGAAAATATCTGGtaagtctctctctctctctatctcgcTCTCTCGCCATAGTAATAATCTTCCATCTTCATCTGATAAAGCAGGGGTTAGAAATTTATCTCCAATGCGATGAGTATAAGGTTCCAGATTGGTTCAACCATCAAGTTACAACTTCGTCTATCTGCTTCACAATGCCCACACATAACAAGAAGTATACGTTTTTAGGAATGTTTCTCTGGTGTGTTCGCTCTTCTTGTCCATGGAAAGGCTTGGGGTTTAGTATTGCCGGAAAAATGACTTCACGTGTCGTCTTGCGTTTGGATAATGTAACACGTGCTGAACACGCATGTGTACTTTACAGATCTTACTTAGAGGCACCTTTTGATGGTCAGATCAAAGGCGGAGAAAAGATAGAACTCTTCGAGCTGGGCAAAGAAAAAATAGTAAAGAAGATAGGGATCCATTTGTTATATTTAGACCAACATGGTAAAGTTACATCTTTGCCAGCACTCGTGGATTATTCTGAATCAAATGAAGAGACACCATGCCAGGAGATCAATGTAGTCTCAGTTCAATAG
- the LOC132060871 gene encoding putative F-box protein At3g16210, with the protein MIIELLLNLPVKPLVKFKLVCKSWRSLIEDRKFIKQHRDRCQRDVNCHKILLASWKWYYYCDCYSIDAPQFQHERHSDNVTLLELPVLPQFDPEINLTLDAVTYAYDCVFVNSCDGLFLLRFSSDILVLWNPTIKESRIIPPPISIEEEDSNPFLWLPRCDDFEGKMVVDDDGFVYMSTYEYASNMSIIQCMCLKNENFEEISFPDAGVKYPVLFVAGENLLLMNETIDSLVLYSMEKNGMRSS; encoded by the exons ATGATCATCGAATTATTGCTAAACCTTCCTGTCAAACCTCTTGTAAAGTTTAAACTTGTCTGCAAATCATGGCGTTCTCTAATTGAAGATCGCAAATTCATCAAACAACACCGTGATCGATGCCAACGTGATGTAAATTGTCACAAAATCCTTTTGGCAAGCTGGAAGTGGTATTATTATTGCGACTGCTACTCCATAGACGCCCCACAGTTTCAACACGAACGACATTCTGATAATGTCACTCTTCTTGAGCTTCCAGTACTACCACAGTTTGATCCAGAAATCAATCTTACACTGGATGCTGTCACATACGCGTATGATTGCGTATTTGTGAATTCTTGCGATGGTTTATTTCTTCTACGCTTCTCTTCTGACATACTTGTTTTGTGGAACCCGACCATCAAAGAATCAAGAATAATCCCTCCTCCAATCTCTATTGAGGAGGAGGATTCCAATCCTTTCCTATG GTTACCTCGATGCGATGACTTTGAGGGGAAAATGGTAGTAGATGATGACGGATTTGTTTATATGAGCACGTATGAGTATGCCAGCAACATGAGCATTATTCAATGTATGtgtttgaaaaatgaaaattttgaagaaatatcGTTTCCAGATGCAGGGGTGAAATATCCAGTTCTATTTGTCGCGGGAGAAAATCTCTTGCTTATGAATGAGACGATTGATTCGCTAGTTTTGTACAGTATGGAAAAGAATGGAATGAGGAGCTCATGA